The following coding sequences lie in one Candidatus Cloacimonadota bacterium genomic window:
- the metG gene encoding methionine--tRNA ligase, which yields MRYLVTSALPYANGKLHIGHVAGAYLPADIFVRWLKLHHEDVIYICGTDEHGTPISISADQEGVSPAEVVKRYHESIKAAFAALEIDFDNFSGTSRPAHYQLSQDFFSALYDKGHVIPRVTRQFYCEHDKRFLPDRYVEGTCPRCGDPGARGDQCDACGQIYETTTLVEPRCKICGNQPVIRETTHWYLQLNDFSTHLERWIAKKDYWKENVRNFMLNLLEQGLVERPITRDLSWGVPVPLADAGDKVLYVWFEAPIGYISSTVEWAERSGQPDRWKDYWLDPETRLVHFIGKDNIIFHALIWPAVLMGQNQSYCLPYDIPANEFLNLEGKKLSTSRNWAIWVDEIVERFPAEYLRYYLACIAPEKGDSDFSFRDFQLKVNGELNNVLGNLANRVFAFAGKNFDGKIAHPQLSASAQALLDEAFTVFRQINAGYQDYQVKANTRLVMDIARLGNRFFDERKPWAEIKTDPETVKETLWTCLTLLRLVSVALFPILPSAMDRLRGMMGLEPLAKWEQPDLGADYTLRDTKPLFAKLDDAQIEAEIALLHQKAAQAGMPETSEPIKAQITYDDFSRLDIRVATVLEAAPVPKTDKLLHLKVDLGSEQRELVAGIAEHYKAADVTGKQVLMLVNLEPRTIRGIVSQGMVLAVNTPDTLLLVHPAKACPPGSVVK from the coding sequence ATGAGATATCTGGTAACCAGCGCCCTTCCCTACGCCAACGGCAAACTCCACATCGGCCATGTGGCCGGGGCCTATCTTCCGGCGGACATCTTCGTCCGCTGGCTGAAACTGCATCACGAGGATGTGATCTACATCTGCGGCACGGACGAACACGGCACCCCGATCTCCATTTCCGCCGACCAGGAAGGCGTGAGTCCCGCCGAGGTGGTGAAACGCTACCATGAATCGATCAAGGCCGCCTTCGCCGCGCTGGAGATCGATTTCGACAACTTCTCCGGGACCTCCCGGCCCGCCCACTACCAGCTTTCGCAGGATTTCTTCAGCGCCCTCTACGACAAAGGGCACGTGATCCCGCGCGTGACCCGGCAATTCTATTGCGAGCACGACAAACGTTTTTTGCCGGACCGCTATGTGGAAGGCACCTGCCCCCGCTGCGGGGACCCCGGCGCCCGCGGAGACCAGTGCGACGCCTGCGGCCAGATCTACGAGACCACCACCCTCGTTGAGCCCCGCTGCAAGATCTGCGGAAACCAGCCGGTGATCCGCGAAACCACCCACTGGTACCTGCAGCTGAACGACTTTTCGACCCATCTGGAACGCTGGATCGCCAAAAAGGACTATTGGAAGGAAAACGTCCGCAATTTCATGCTCAACCTGCTGGAACAGGGACTGGTGGAGCGCCCCATCACCCGCGACCTCAGCTGGGGCGTGCCAGTGCCTCTGGCCGACGCCGGTGACAAGGTTCTCTACGTGTGGTTCGAAGCCCCCATCGGCTACATCTCATCCACCGTGGAATGGGCCGAACGCAGCGGCCAACCGGACCGTTGGAAGGATTACTGGCTTGATCCCGAAACCAGGCTGGTCCACTTCATCGGCAAAGACAACATCATCTTCCACGCCCTCATCTGGCCCGCAGTGCTGATGGGGCAAAACCAAAGCTACTGCCTGCCCTACGACATCCCTGCCAACGAATTCCTGAACCTGGAAGGGAAAAAACTCTCCACCAGCCGCAACTGGGCCATCTGGGTGGACGAGATCGTGGAAAGGTTCCCCGCCGAATACCTGCGCTACTATCTGGCCTGCATCGCTCCGGAAAAGGGCGACAGCGATTTCTCCTTCCGCGATTTCCAGCTGAAGGTGAACGGCGAACTCAACAACGTGCTGGGCAACCTGGCCAACCGCGTCTTCGCCTTCGCGGGCAAGAACTTTGACGGCAAGATCGCCCATCCCCAGCTCAGTGCCTCCGCCCAGGCCCTTTTGGATGAGGCTTTCACCGTTTTCCGGCAGATCAACGCCGGCTATCAGGACTATCAGGTGAAAGCCAATACCCGCCTGGTGATGGATATCGCCCGCCTGGGCAACCGCTTCTTCGATGAACGCAAGCCTTGGGCGGAGATCAAGACCGATCCCGAGACGGTGAAAGAAACACTCTGGACCTGCCTCACCCTGCTGCGGTTGGTCTCCGTGGCCCTCTTCCCCATCCTGCCCTCCGCCATGGACCGCCTGCGCGGCATGATGGGCCTGGAACCCCTGGCGAAATGGGAACAGCCGGACCTTGGCGCGGATTACACCCTGCGGGATACCAAACCCCTCTTTGCCAAGCTGGACGACGCCCAGATCGAGGCCGAGATCGCCCTCCTGCATCAGAAGGCCGCTCAGGCCGGCATGCCCGAAACATCCGAACCCATCAAGGCCCAGATCACTTACGATGATTTCTCCCGCCTGGACATTCGCGTGGCCACAGTGCTGGAGGCCGCTCCGGTGCCCAAGACCGACAAGCTGCTGCATCTGAAGGTGGACCTCGGCAGTGAACAGCGGGAACTGGTGGCCGGCATCGCCGAACACTACAAGGCCGCTGACGTTACCGGCAAACAGGTGCTGATGCTGGTGAACCTGGAGCCCCGCACCATCCGCGGGATCGTTTCGCAAGGCATGGTGCTGGCTGTGAACACCCCGGACACCCTGTTGCTGGTCCATCCCGCCAAAGCTTGTCCGCCAGGATCGGTGGTTAAGTAA
- a CDS encoding aspartate kinase, translated as MSIIVKKFGGTSVGSTALIQNIARRIAQQKRPEDSLVLVVSAMAKTTDELMQLAHGISEHPSRRELDMLLTAGERISMSLLSLALQKEGFGSISFTGSQSGIITDNQHGNARILNVNAFRINQELGGGKIVIVAGFQGVSQAKEITTLGRGGSDTSAVALACYLQAGRCEIFTDVDGVYTADPRVVPNARLLKRIGYAQMLALAYSGSKVLHPRAVEFASKYQIPVEVKSSFTFAPGTLIHTEKASKEEMMEERKITAIAHKENLIRLELARDAKLTPLLQAWTNEIFKYAVGDHSIELMIEEKYRGEAEYLLQQHAVEALTREAGLGYVTLVGLGINLDPGWLARTLELCAPFGLRRVQHSDMTIELLLPSDQVRPCVLKLHQAFIGEGK; from the coding sequence ATGTCAATAATCGTTAAAAAATTTGGCGGTACTTCCGTGGGCAGCACCGCCCTGATCCAGAACATCGCCCGCAGGATAGCGCAGCAAAAGCGTCCGGAAGATTCGCTGGTGCTGGTGGTTTCAGCCATGGCCAAGACCACGGACGAACTGATGCAGCTGGCCCACGGCATTTCCGAGCATCCCTCCCGGCGCGAATTGGACATGCTGCTAACCGCAGGCGAGAGGATCAGCATGTCGCTGCTTTCGCTGGCTTTGCAGAAGGAAGGCTTCGGCTCCATCTCGTTCACCGGTTCTCAGAGCGGGATCATCACGGACAACCAGCACGGCAACGCCCGCATCCTGAACGTGAACGCCTTTCGCATCAACCAGGAGTTGGGCGGCGGCAAGATCGTGATCGTGGCCGGGTTTCAGGGCGTTAGCCAGGCAAAGGAGATCACCACCCTGGGCCGGGGCGGATCGGACACCTCGGCGGTGGCTTTGGCCTGTTACCTGCAGGCCGGGCGCTGCGAGATCTTCACCGACGTGGACGGGGTTTACACCGCCGATCCCCGGGTGGTGCCGAACGCCCGCCTGCTGAAACGGATCGGCTATGCCCAGATGCTGGCTTTGGCCTACAGCGGCTCCAAGGTGTTGCATCCCCGGGCCGTGGAATTCGCCAGCAAATACCAGATCCCCGTGGAGGTGAAAAGTTCCTTCACTTTCGCGCCCGGGACCCTAATCCACACAGAAAAAGCAAGCAAGGAAGAGATGATGGAAGAACGCAAGATCACGGCCATCGCGCACAAGGAAAACCTGATCCGCCTGGAACTGGCCCGCGACGCCAAACTGACGCCGCTGCTGCAGGCCTGGACCAACGAGATCTTCAAATACGCGGTGGGCGACCACAGCATCGAACTGATGATCGAGGAAAAATACCGGGGCGAAGCGGAGTATCTGCTGCAGCAACACGCGGTGGAAGCCCTCACCCGCGAAGCAGGCCTGGGCTATGTGACCCTGGTGGGTCTGGGCATCAACCTCGATCCCGGCTGGCTGGCCCGCACGCTGGAACTCTGCGCCCCCTTCGGTCTCCGCCGCGTCCAGCACAGCGACATGACCATCGAACTGCTGCTGCCCTCGGATCAGGTGCGCCCCTGCGTCCTGAAGCTCCATCAGGCCTTCATTGGAGAGGGAAAATGA
- a CDS encoding GntR family transcriptional regulator has product MKIFNGDTPIYLQLRAHIEELILEGTLAEEAQIHSLRVMASEYGLNPITVGNALSLLVEEGVLEKKRGVGMFVAPGARELIISARGKDFITDSLEPVLRKARQLELPKAQIMQSLNTIYGGKDE; this is encoded by the coding sequence ATGAAGATATTCAACGGCGACACGCCGATCTACCTGCAGCTGCGAGCCCACATCGAGGAGTTGATCCTGGAAGGGACGCTGGCCGAAGAGGCGCAGATCCACTCCCTGAGAGTGATGGCCAGCGAGTACGGGCTGAATCCCATCACGGTGGGCAACGCCCTCAGCCTTCTGGTGGAGGAAGGCGTGCTGGAGAAAAAGCGGGGGGTGGGGATGTTTGTGGCCCCTGGCGCGAGGGAACTGATCATCAGTGCCCGCGGAAAAGATTTCATCACGGACAGCCTGGAGCCGGTGCTGCGCAAAGCCCGGCAGTTGGAGCTGCCCAAAGCACAGATCATGCAAAGCTTAAACACGATATATGGAGGAAAGGATGAGTGA
- a CDS encoding ABC transporter ATP-binding protein codes for MSEFIYQTNNLSKYYGKFKALDDVNLNLGSGRIIGLLGKNGAGKSTLMRCLLGFLNHEGSVKLGEREIKHRDHRVFEEVAFIPDVSGLDDRLTVRQTIDYIRGVNPRWNDGRAQKLLAISNLPPKFKVGKLSKGMKTKLYLLITLSLDVRFLLLDEPTLGLDIAFRKEFFNTILGEFFDESKTILISTHQAEEVEDLLQEVIFIDRGRILLHEDMESLKSRLRVVTLPSDREPEILNYKPRLVSHTLGMTSAVLDSEVDIPGAGYNRANLADLFLSVVGGTDETV; via the coding sequence ATGAGTGAATTCATCTACCAAACCAACAACCTGAGCAAGTACTACGGCAAGTTCAAAGCCCTGGACGATGTAAATCTGAACCTGGGCAGCGGCCGGATCATCGGTTTGCTGGGCAAGAACGGAGCGGGAAAATCCACCCTGATGCGCTGTCTGCTGGGTTTTCTGAACCACGAGGGCAGCGTGAAGCTGGGGGAGAGGGAGATCAAACACCGGGACCACCGCGTGTTTGAGGAAGTGGCCTTCATCCCGGACGTGAGTGGATTGGACGACCGCCTCACCGTGCGCCAGACCATCGACTACATCCGGGGTGTGAATCCCCGCTGGAACGACGGACGGGCCCAGAAGCTGCTCGCCATCAGCAACCTGCCCCCGAAGTTCAAGGTGGGCAAACTTTCCAAAGGCATGAAAACGAAGCTCTACCTGTTGATCACGCTGTCGCTGGATGTGAGGTTCCTGCTGCTTGACGAACCCACCCTGGGTCTGGACATCGCCTTCCGCAAGGAGTTTTTCAACACCATCCTGGGCGAGTTCTTCGACGAGAGCAAGACCATCCTCATCTCCACCCATCAGGCGGAGGAGGTGGAGGACCTGCTGCAGGAAGTGATCTTCATCGACCGCGGGAGGATCCTGCTGCACGAAGATATGGAAAGCCTGAAAAGCCGGCTGCGGGTGGTCACCCTGCCCAGCGACCGGGAGCCCGAGATCCTCAACTACAAACCCCGCCTGGTTTCCCACACCCTGGGAATGACCAGCGCGGTGCTGGATTCCGAGGTGGACATCCCCGGCGCCGGCTACAACCGGGCCAATCTCGCGGACCTTTTCCTGTCCGTGGTGGGAGGAACAGATGAAACAGTGTAA
- the sppA gene encoding signal peptide peptidase SppA → MKHILGSLLLLLSLPAIVCAQTPAWQDLDLTGLDHPTASIDNLFIPLANPSLLGTGHASGLGWAHTLADWKFRQHYWIFANLDNLSYTYEYTKDGADNGMNFHTLALGTEMLPRNILPNLYLGTHYRWANGDIGHGDWRSALTYRPHGSTSLALRLDNPYQQSPAYHAGAALRPLAFVKGIRDERLELSADIDYDKDGGSGYGFNDLVVGAHTRIVDGLNIGASYNLDKQTAWMNFSLSLGKTDLGAIATGKSATDHISVPYIHFTDNVFRPFLGLRGTNWYAMKLGGEIKTYAGPQYSFGKIRIMDDQSKSIESVIADINRAKDDPSVHGILLKNPSFSTSYALLQELTAAFQEFKAADKNVVFYFDNIGNAGYIFAASIADAIYLNPLGAVDLRGLSTTSPYFKELLDSLGVEVMNFRSHKYKNAGNMFSETEMTAAEREVYDSLLQSIYDQMAAAMNAGRGDKLKSSVQETIDAGPYYLASDALAAGLVDKVIYEDELNKLLKDEFSFAGTQGSVPQYIDHSWSQPRENLIAVIYAQGNIVMGKGEPGFVIAHENTVKLIRAARKNPMYKGIILRVDSGGGSAQASDIILRELQLAQSENKKPVVVSMAGVAGSGGYYIACGADRIVAEPATITGSIGVIGLSFALPKLYDKLGVNWSTVKKGANADVGATHRYWSEEEQSRMSGYIEAVYEDFVRKVDAGRDGLDYDQVHAIAQGRVWTGEQALENGLVDALGGLDTAVEEMRELTGIKGHIKLVDATTSQAGVQIKLQGNPLGTSLRNAALDEFLGDYIRVYELWRDFGDGEALMLTPLELDDIQF, encoded by the coding sequence ATGAAACATATCCTGGGGAGCCTGTTGCTCCTTCTCTCTCTACCCGCGATCGTTTGCGCCCAAACACCCGCGTGGCAAGACCTTGACCTCACCGGGCTGGATCATCCCACCGCCAGCATCGACAACCTCTTCATCCCGCTGGCCAATCCCTCCCTGCTGGGAACCGGCCACGCCAGCGGACTGGGCTGGGCCCACACGCTCGCCGACTGGAAATTCCGCCAGCACTACTGGATCTTCGCCAATCTGGACAACCTCAGCTACACCTATGAATACACCAAGGATGGGGCCGACAACGGCATGAATTTCCACACCCTGGCCCTGGGCACCGAAATGCTGCCCCGGAACATTCTGCCAAACCTCTACCTGGGCACGCATTACCGCTGGGCCAACGGCGACATCGGCCACGGCGACTGGCGCAGCGCCCTCACCTACAGGCCCCACGGCTCAACCTCTCTGGCCCTCCGGCTGGACAACCCCTATCAACAATCCCCGGCCTACCACGCCGGCGCGGCGCTGAGGCCCCTGGCCTTTGTTAAAGGGATCAGGGACGAGCGATTGGAACTGAGCGCGGATATCGATTACGACAAGGACGGCGGCAGCGGCTACGGGTTCAACGACCTCGTGGTAGGCGCTCACACCAGGATAGTGGATGGCCTGAACATCGGCGCTTCCTACAATCTGGACAAGCAAACCGCCTGGATGAACTTCAGCCTCAGCCTCGGCAAGACCGACCTCGGCGCCATCGCCACCGGAAAATCCGCCACCGATCACATCAGTGTGCCCTACATCCATTTCACGGACAACGTGTTCCGCCCCTTCCTGGGCCTGCGCGGCACAAACTGGTACGCGATGAAGCTGGGAGGGGAGATCAAGACCTACGCCGGACCGCAATACAGTTTCGGCAAGATCAGGATCATGGACGACCAGAGCAAAAGCATAGAAAGCGTGATCGCCGACATCAACCGGGCCAAAGACGATCCCTCCGTGCACGGCATCCTGCTCAAGAATCCTTCTTTTTCCACTTCCTACGCCCTGCTGCAGGAACTCACCGCCGCCTTCCAGGAATTCAAGGCCGCCGACAAGAACGTCGTCTTTTATTTCGACAATATAGGCAACGCCGGCTACATCTTCGCCGCCTCCATCGCCGACGCCATCTATCTAAATCCGCTGGGAGCGGTGGACCTGCGCGGCCTTTCCACCACCAGCCCCTACTTCAAGGAATTGCTGGACAGCCTGGGCGTGGAGGTGATGAACTTCCGCAGCCACAAATACAAAAACGCCGGCAACATGTTTTCCGAAACTGAGATGACCGCGGCCGAGCGTGAGGTTTACGATTCCCTGCTGCAGAGCATCTACGACCAGATGGCAGCCGCCATGAACGCGGGACGGGGCGACAAACTGAAAAGCTCCGTGCAGGAAACCATCGACGCCGGTCCTTACTACCTGGCCTCAGACGCCCTCGCGGCGGGCCTGGTGGACAAGGTGATCTATGAAGACGAACTCAACAAGCTGCTGAAGGACGAATTCAGCTTTGCCGGAACCCAGGGCAGCGTTCCCCAATATATCGATCATAGCTGGAGCCAGCCCCGCGAGAACCTCATTGCCGTGATCTACGCCCAGGGCAACATCGTGATGGGCAAAGGCGAGCCCGGCTTCGTGATCGCCCACGAAAACACGGTGAAACTGATTCGCGCCGCGCGGAAAAACCCCATGTACAAAGGCATCATCCTGCGCGTGGACAGCGGCGGCGGCTCGGCCCAGGCCTCGGACATCATCCTGCGTGAACTCCAACTGGCCCAAAGCGAAAACAAGAAGCCCGTGGTGGTCTCCATGGCCGGCGTGGCCGGTTCCGGCGGCTATTACATCGCCTGCGGGGCGGACCGCATCGTGGCCGAGCCTGCCACCATCACCGGCTCCATCGGGGTGATCGGGCTCTCGTTCGCCTTGCCGAAGCTCTACGACAAGCTCGGCGTGAACTGGTCCACTGTGAAGAAAGGCGCCAACGCCGATGTCGGAGCCACCCACCGCTATTGGAGCGAGGAAGAGCAAAGCCGGATGTCCGGATACATTGAAGCCGTTTACGAAGATTTCGTGAGGAAAGTGGACGCCGGACGCGACGGTTTGGATTACGACCAGGTGCACGCCATCGCCCAGGGTCGCGTCTGGACCGGCGAACAGGCCTTGGAGAACGGGCTTGTGGACGCGCTTGGCGGCCTCGACACCGCTGTGGAGGAAATGCGCGAACTCACCGGCATCAAAGGCCACATCAAGCTTGTGGACGCCACCACCTCCCAGGCGGGCGTGCAGATCAAACTCCAGGGAAATCCCCTCGGAACGTCCCTGCGGAATGCCGCCCTGGACGAATTTCTGGGAGACTATATCCGCGTTTATGAACTCTGGCGTGATTTCGGCGATGGTGAAGCGCTGATGCTCACCCCGCTGGAACTTGATGACATTCAGTTCTGA
- a CDS encoding tRNA (cytidine(34)-2'-O)-methyltransferase codes for MLSLPPVDLNVVLYEPEIPANTGNIGRLCVGTGATLHLIQPCKFLLTDKALKRAGLDYWEHLELRLHKDWEEIPLLCPPERIWLCSTKARRSYLDARYQPGDFLVFGPESRGLPRTLLEAYPSQTLTIPMHPQIRSLNLSNAVAIVLFEALRQIGCPRG; via the coding sequence ATGCTGTCCCTGCCGCCAGTGGACCTGAACGTGGTTCTGTATGAACCGGAAATACCGGCCAACACCGGTAACATCGGCAGGCTCTGCGTGGGCACCGGAGCCACTCTGCACCTCATCCAGCCCTGCAAATTCCTGCTCACGGACAAGGCGCTCAAACGGGCCGGGTTGGATTATTGGGAACACCTGGAACTGAGGCTGCACAAGGATTGGGAGGAGATCCCCCTCCTCTGCCCACCGGAGAGGATCTGGCTCTGCAGCACCAAAGCCCGGCGCAGCTATCTGGACGCGCGCTATCAACCGGGCGATTTTCTGGTCTTTGGTCCCGAATCGCGCGGCCTGCCGCGAACACTTCTGGAGGCTTACCCCTCACAAACCCTGACCATACCCATGCACCCCCAAATCCGCTCGCTGAACCTTTCCAACGCCGTCGCCATAGTCTTGTTCGAAGCGCTGCGCCAGATCGGCTGTCCCCGGGGCTGA
- a CDS encoding thiamine ABC transporter substrate-binding protein: MQARKLIPAATAVTLALLLACGDCKPKPEPKAEKPAPTSSLTIFALQHIRSSGFEAAVLKDFGAKNNTALNVVIFPDLISLMDSLSVSDSLANADLVLGLDSSFAISDTILDPFAALPEIALSEISHEIPRDPDQRLIPYASANLSFICDTRKFPDPPRSFGELQDARYFNQLALCDPSATGLGRASLLWTVALFGERGYEQLWNSFRKNVRHLYADHHEALNALRKGDCGLMIGYNSVPAWISEFYPSESHIQAVIPQEGSFRHTEYAALCKGAANRATALLFLRHLISAETQQFVMFKLAMLPVNGRTPLPRGFARVPWSVYSVNSRLDRYEAAQNLPLWLENWDRLIKSLPGL; the protein is encoded by the coding sequence ATGCAAGCACGCAAGCTGATCCCCGCCGCCACCGCGGTCACGCTCGCTTTGCTGCTGGCCTGCGGAGATTGCAAGCCCAAACCTGAACCGAAAGCGGAAAAACCCGCCCCGACCAGCTCTCTGACCATCTTCGCCCTGCAGCACATCCGCTCCTCCGGCTTCGAGGCTGCCGTCCTCAAGGACTTCGGGGCCAAAAACAACACCGCTCTGAACGTGGTGATCTTCCCGGACCTGATCTCACTGATGGATTCCCTCAGCGTGTCCGACAGCCTGGCCAATGCCGACCTCGTGCTGGGGCTGGACAGCTCGTTCGCCATCTCCGACACCATCCTGGATCCCTTTGCCGCCCTACCGGAGATCGCGCTCTCGGAAATCAGCCACGAGATCCCCCGCGACCCGGACCAGCGCCTCATCCCCTACGCCAGCGCCAATCTGAGCTTCATCTGCGACACCCGTAAATTTCCGGACCCGCCCCGGTCTTTTGGCGAACTCCAGGACGCGCGCTATTTCAACCAACTGGCCCTCTGCGATCCCTCCGCCACCGGCCTGGGCCGCGCTTCCCTGCTCTGGACCGTGGCCCTGTTTGGAGAGCGCGGATACGAGCAGCTTTGGAATAGCTTCCGTAAAAATGTCCGCCATCTCTATGCCGACCATCATGAAGCCTTGAACGCTCTGCGGAAGGGAGATTGCGGCCTGATGATCGGCTACAACTCTGTTCCGGCCTGGATCAGCGAGTTTTACCCCTCCGAAAGCCACATCCAGGCTGTGATCCCCCAGGAAGGATCGTTTCGCCACACCGAATACGCCGCCCTGTGCAAAGGCGCCGCCAACCGCGCCACCGCCCTGCTTTTCCTGCGCCATCTGATCTCCGCGGAAACCCAGCAATTTGTGATGTTCAAGCTGGCCATGCTGCCCGTGAACGGACGCACCCCCCTGCCGAGAGGCTTTGCCCGTGTGCCCTGGAGCGTTTACAGCGTCAACAGCCGCCTGGATAGGTATGAAGCAGCCCAAAACCTGCCCCTCTGGCTGGAAAACTGGGATCGCCTGATCAAAAGCCTCCCCGGCCTCTGA
- a CDS encoding ABC transporter permease, with protein sequence MKLDFLAGVGAFTIFNGRVLKRLPHLGKRRQELVIQIKRIGVDSLPLIALTSSFTGLVTALQLVYQGRGYIPDHLFSVLISKSTMIELAPVLTALVMTGKVGAAIAAEIGSMRVSEQLDALSSMSVEPEEFLYLPRIAAGVVAFPLLTIFANVVGIGSAWFFNWLRNGIHYHTFFNNIRSYFQTFDLLSGIVKAIVFGFVITSLACFFGDRTRGGAEGVGRSTMLTVVYSAVWVLVMDFIVAFVILGSV encoded by the coding sequence ATGAAACTTGATTTCCTGGCCGGTGTGGGCGCTTTCACCATCTTCAACGGCAGGGTGCTGAAACGCCTGCCTCATCTGGGCAAAAGGCGTCAGGAACTTGTAATCCAGATCAAGCGCATCGGCGTGGATTCCCTGCCGCTGATCGCCCTCACCTCTTCCTTCACCGGCCTCGTGACCGCGCTGCAGCTTGTCTATCAGGGACGCGGCTACATTCCGGACCACCTCTTCAGTGTATTGATCAGCAAATCCACCATGATCGAGCTGGCGCCGGTGCTCACGGCCCTGGTGATGACCGGCAAGGTGGGGGCTGCCATAGCCGCGGAGATAGGCTCCATGAGGGTTAGCGAGCAACTGGATGCCCTCAGCAGCATGAGTGTGGAACCCGAGGAATTTCTCTACCTGCCCCGCATCGCGGCCGGCGTGGTGGCCTTTCCCCTGCTCACCATCTTCGCCAACGTGGTCGGCATCGGCAGCGCTTGGTTTTTCAACTGGCTGCGCAACGGCATCCACTACCACACTTTTTTCAACAACATCCGCAGCTACTTTCAAACCTTCGATCTGCTGAGCGGCATCGTGAAAGCGATCGTGTTCGGCTTCGTGATCACTTCCCTGGCCTGTTTTTTTGGCGACCGCACCAGAGGCGGCGCCGAGGGCGTGGGACGCAGCACCATGCTAACCGTGGTCTATAGCGCCGTGTGGGTGCTGGTGATGGATTTCATCGTGGCTTTCGTGATCTTGGGCAGCGTGTGA
- the dnaB gene encoding replicative DNA helicase — MAKKADPAPKDVTQISDRALPTDVNAEAGVLSAMIIDSSMVSKGIETIKEEYFSRAANKLVFRAICELFNEGVETDPVTLASRMERNNTLEKAGGIPYINDLADFVVSSANFDYHLNILTEKALLRHLIVACNGIIESCYSSPKSVKDIVDEAEQEIFRIAELPHHQGFQRFDEISHEVLKTIDAIATSKIPVVGVPSGYGDLDRLTGGFRPGQFIIIAARPAMGKTSLALNIASHAAVNMGKTVAIFTMEMAADEVIMRMFSSASEVNMDAMLKGYGMNEEKLIRIMQASEVLSAKPIYIDESGTNTPLDIRAKTRRLAADAGGIDLVIIDYLQLMTLPKDRDSRQQEISEISRALKILAKDMKIPVVALSQLNRMLETREEKRPRLADLRESGAIEQDADLVMFIYRDDYYFGEKSEKPGVAEVIVGKNRHGSTGSVDLGFVKEYTLFRSIDTAHET, encoded by the coding sequence ATGGCTAAGAAAGCGGATCCCGCCCCCAAAGACGTCACTCAGATCTCCGACCGCGCCCTGCCCACCGACGTGAACGCCGAAGCCGGAGTGCTTTCGGCCATGATCATCGATTCCAGCATGGTGAGCAAAGGCATCGAAACCATCAAGGAAGAATATTTTTCCCGTGCCGCCAACAAGCTGGTCTTCCGCGCCATCTGCGAGCTTTTCAACGAAGGCGTGGAAACCGACCCCGTAACCCTGGCCAGCCGCATGGAGCGCAACAACACCCTCGAAAAGGCCGGGGGAATACCCTATATCAACGATCTGGCCGACTTTGTGGTCTCGAGTGCCAACTTCGACTACCACCTGAACATCCTCACCGAGAAAGCCCTGCTGCGGCATCTGATCGTGGCCTGCAACGGCATCATCGAATCCTGCTACAGCTCGCCCAAATCCGTGAAGGACATCGTCGACGAGGCCGAGCAGGAGATCTTCAGAATAGCCGAACTCCCTCACCATCAGGGTTTCCAGCGTTTCGACGAGATCAGCCACGAGGTGCTGAAGACCATCGACGCCATCGCCACCTCGAAGATCCCGGTGGTGGGCGTTCCCAGCGGCTACGGCGACCTGGACCGCCTCACCGGCGGGTTCCGGCCAGGCCAGTTCATCATCATAGCCGCGCGCCCCGCCATGGGCAAAACATCCTTGGCCCTGAACATCGCTTCCCACGCCGCGGTGAACATGGGTAAAACAGTGGCCATCTTCACCATGGAAATGGCCGCCGACGAAGTGATCATGCGCATGTTCAGCAGCGCTTCAGAAGTGAACATGGACGCCATGCTCAAGGGTTACGGGATGAACGAGGAAAAGCTCATCCGCATCATGCAGGCCTCCGAAGTGCTCTCCGCGAAACCCATCTACATAGACGAATCCGGCACCAACACCCCTCTGGACATCCGCGCGAAAACGCGGCGTCTGGCCGCCGACGCCGGAGGCATCGACCTGGTCATCATCGACTATCTGCAGCTGATGACCCTGCCCAAGGACCGCGACAGCCGCCAGCAGGAGATCTCGGAGATCTCACGCGCGCTGAAGATCCTGGCCAAGGACATGAAGATCCCGGTGGTGGCCCTATCCCAGCTCAACCGCATGCTGGAAACCCGCGAGGAAAAACGCCCCCGCCTGGCTGACCTGCGTGAGTCCGGAGCCATCGAACAGGACGCCGACCTGGTGATGTTCATCTACCGGGACGATTATTACTTCGGCGAGAAATCGGAAAAACCCGGCGTCGCGGAAGTGATCGTGGGAAAAAACCGCCATGGCTCCACAGGCTCGGTTGACCTCGGCTTTGTAAAGGAATACACCCTCTTCCGCAGCATCGACACTGCGCATGAAACTTGA